The Oncorhynchus tshawytscha isolate Ot180627B unplaced genomic scaffold, Otsh_v2.0 Un_scaffold_12182_pilon_pilon, whole genome shotgun sequence genome window below encodes:
- the LOC112238926 gene encoding dexamethasone-induced Ras-related protein 1-like — translation MIKKISPSENEFNIPAKNCHRMVILGSTKVGKTAIISRFLNKKVEDQYTPTIEDFHRKLYSIRGDAYQLDILDTSGNHPFPAMRRLSILTGDVFILVFSLDNRDSFQEVQRLKRQIYETKSCLKNKTKENVDVPIVICGNKCDREFNREVQNEEIEKLVAGDEQCAYYEISAKRNTNVEQMFQTLFTMAKLPNEMSPDSHRKVSLQFCEVLQNSRRKSFRNKKFKDGEAYGIVAPFARRPSVQSDLMYIKEKATGCSQGKEKDRCTIC, via the exons atgattaaaaaaatatctCCTTCCGAGAACGAGTTTAACATCCCGGCCAAAAACTGTCACAGGATGGTTATTCTAGGATCCACAAAAGTTGGCAAGACGGCCATCATCTCTCGGTTTCTGAATAAAAAAGTCGAGGACCAGTACACGCCGACCATAGAGGACTTTCATAGGAAATTATACAGCATTCGGGGAGATGCGTACCAGTTGGACATTCTGGACACCTCTGGAAACCATCCCTTCCCCGCTATGAGGAGACTCTCTATCCTTACTG GTGATGTTTTTATCTTGGTGTTTAGTCTGGATAACAGAGACTCCTTCCAAGAGGTCCAGCGCCTGAAGCGTCAAATTTACGAAACCAAGTCCTGCCTGAAAAACAAAACCAAGGAGAACGTAGATGTCCCGATAGTTATCTGCGGGAACAAGTGTGACCGGGAGTTTAACCGGGAGGTTCAGAATGAGGAGATTGAGAAGCTGGTGGCTGGTGATGAACAGTGTGCCTACTATGAGATCTCTGCAAAACGGAACACTAATGTCGAACAGATGTTTCAGACTCTTTTTACCATGGCTAAACTGCCCAACGAGATGAGCCCGGACTCTCACCGCAAAGTTTCCTTACAGTTTTGCGAAGTACTGCAAAACAGCAGAAGAAAATCTTTCAGAAATAAGAAATTCAAAGACGGCGAGGCATACGGGATTGTGGCACCGTTTGCGCGCCGACCAAGCGTGCAAAGTGACTTAATGTATATCAAAGAGAAAGCTACTGGCTGCAGCCAgggaaaagagaaagacagatgcACCATCTGCTAA
- the LOC112238925 gene encoding mediator of RNA polymerase II transcription subunit 9, producing MATNQPKQGSENDDSSFLPLVHDIIKCMDKDSQDVHQELVKFKTRIQEARDQIGAMPGIDMSLSEQQHELETLREQVRTKNQLLQKYKSLCMFEVPKAS from the exons ATGGCGACGAATCAACCAAAGCAAGGAAGTGAGAACGATGATAGCTCTTTTCTCCCTTTGGTTCATGACATTATAAAATG CATGGACAAAGATAGTCAAGATGTCCATCAAGAACTGGTCAAGTTTAAGACAAGGATTCAGGAAGCGCGCGATCAGATCGGAGCCATGCCCGGAATTGACATGAGCCTGTCGGAGCAGCAGCATGAACTAGAGACGCTGCGGGAGCAAGTCCGCACCAAGAATCAGCTACTGCAGAAATACAAGAGTTTGTGTATGTTTGAGGTTCCCAAAGCGTCGTGA